From Entelurus aequoreus isolate RoL-2023_Sb linkage group LG22, RoL_Eaeq_v1.1, whole genome shotgun sequence, one genomic window encodes:
- the LOC133639662 gene encoding probable ATP-dependent RNA helicase DDX5, which yields MPGFSDRDRGRDRGYGGGPPRFGGGGRGGPPPAKFGNPGDRLRKRHWNLDQLPKFQKNFYQEHPDTSRRSLQEVEQYRRSKEVTVKGRDCPKPIMKFHEAAFPSYVMDVIVKQNWVEPTSIQSQGWPVALGGKDMVGIAQTGSGKTLAYLLPAIVHIQHQAFLEHGDGPICLVLAPTRELAQQVQQVAAEYGRASRLRSTCIYGGAPKGPQIRDLERGVEICIATPGRLIDFLECGKTNLRRCTYLVLDEADRMLDMGFEPQIRKIVEQIRPDRQTLMWSATWPKEVRQLAEDFLKDYVQINVGALQLSANHNILQIVDVCNDMEKEDKLMRLLEEIMSEKENKTIIFVETKRRCDEITRRMRRDGWPAMGIHGDKSQQERDWVLNEFRYGKAPILIATDVASRGLDVEDVKFVINYDYPNSSEDYIHRIGRTARSQKTGTAYTFFTPNNMKQASDLISVLREANQAINPKLIQMAEDRGGRGRGGRGGYKDERRDRYSGGGRRDNFGGASYRDNDRGFGNGPKGGFGGKVQNGGGGYGGNSGSYGHSYSNGGQGSFGAPSHQGGSFGNQSFQGPPQFGAMQRPAQNGMKSSFASQPSLAPPPPPPMPYPLPPPFPQ from the exons ATGCCAGGCTTTTCAGACAGAGACCGCGGCAGAGACAGAGG GTATGGTGGGGGACCTCCTCGTTTTGGAGGCGGTGGCAGGGGTGGACCTCCCCCTGCAAAGTTTGGCAACCCCGGTGACAGGCTAAGAAAGAGGCACTGGAACCTTGATCAACTTCCCAAGTTTCAAAAGAACTTCTACCAAGAACATCCAGACACCAGCCGGAGATCTCTT CAAGAGGTTGAGCAGTACAGAAGAAGCAAAGAAGTTACGGTCAAAGGCAGAGATTGTCCCAAACCAATCATGAAGTTCCATGAAGCAGCATTTCCAA GCTACGTCATGGATGTCATTGTAAAGCAGAACTGGGTAGAACCAACCTCCATCCAGTCTCAGGGCTGGCCAGTGGCTCTTGGTGGCAAAGACATGGTTGGCATCGCTCAAACCGGCTCTGGGAAAACCCTCGCA TACCTTCTACCCGCTATAGTGCACATCCAACATCAAGCCTTCCTGGAGCATGGCGATGGTCCTATT TGCTTGGTGTTGGCGCCGACCCGCGAGCTTGCTCAGCAGGTGCAGCAAGTTGCCGCTGAGTATGGCAGGGCCTCCCGTCTCAGGAGCACCTGCATCTATGGCGGGGCACCCAAAGGGCCACAAATTAGGGATCTGGAGAGGG GGGTGGAGATTTGCATCGCTACGCCTGGTCGTCTCATTGACTTCCTGGAGTGCGGAAAAACTAATTTGCGCCGCTGCACCTACCTGGTGCTTGACGAGGCCGATCGCATGCTTGACATGGGATTTGAACCGCAGATACGCAAGATTGTGGAACAAATACGG CCAGACCGTCAGACCCTGATGTGGAGCGCCACATGGCCCAAAGAAGTCCGGCAGCTGGCTGAGGACTTCCTGAAAGACTACGTACAGATCAACGTTGGAGCGCTTCAGCTCAGCGCCAACCACAACATCCTGCAGATAGTGGATGTCTGCAACGACATGGAGAAGGAGGACAA GCTGATGCGCTTGCTGGAGGAGATCATGAGTGAAAAAGAGAACAAGACCATTATATTCGTGGAGACTAAAAGGCGCTGCGATGAGATCACCAGGAGGATGAGAAGGGACGG TTGGCCAGCTATGGGGATTCACGGAGACAAGAGCCAGCAGGAGAGAGACTGGGTCCTGAATG AGTTCCGATACGGCAAAGCGCCGATCCTCATCGCTACCGACGTGGCCTCCCGTGGTCTAG ATGTGGAGGATGTGAAATTTGTCATCAATTATGACTACCCTAACTCCTCCGAGGACTATATCCACCGCATTGGACGCACGGCCCGCAGTCAAAAAACGGGCACGGCCTACACCTTCTTCACCCCCAACAACATGAAACAGGCCAGTGACCTCATCTCTGTGCTGCGGGAGGCCAACCAGGCCATCAACCCCAAGCTCATCCAGATGGCAGAGGACAGAGGAG GTCGCGGAAGAGGAGGACGAGGTGGCTACAAAGACGAGCGTCGAGATAGGTACTCCGGAGGTGGGAGACGCGATAACTTTGGTGGCGCTAGCTACAGGGACAACGATAGAGGGTTTGGAAATGGGCCAAAGGGTGGCTTTGGGGGCAAGGTGCAAAATGGCGGCGGCGGCTACGGAGGCAACAGTGGTAGCTACGGTCACAGTTACAGCAACGGTGGCCAAGGCAGCTTTGGTGCGCCGTCCCATCAGGGGGGTTCCTTTGGGAACCAAAGCTTTCAGGGGCCCCCTCAGTTCGGGGCCATGCAGAGGCCTGCCCAGAATGGCATGAAAAGCTCTTTTGCCTCTCAGCCCTCACTGGCACCACCACCTCCACCTCCCATGCCCTACCCCTTGCCTCCACCCTTCCCACAGTAG
- the polg2 gene encoding DNA polymerase subunit gamma-2, mitochondrial, with amino-acid sequence MDGAGQLDVMLVHRMRNMRPFKSLAARLVTSRQGLCSPFKSRQGLCSPATNQQSDEVRTLLQVFVDTHFISPGETNVGLFGRGLSCSYGPLGMELRRNVLHEWWSSVTGSRAQVFGINTPSSTCGHLDMTHLDRTPCDHMLRNNLLHGALEQFVPSFELVNKNLPFGLAETGRCFHSSKDDGSAEVTLASLVWFCSPRTSSQWLDHWAGQRLKWWRKFALAPCDFSSSDVPQEELEGPASRGVKIFYKFPWGQEPLEVLWSRGDGELMDAHTGVRSKLLSPNGRKSIPHVVSITGKVERGLLAFLCNSLHLHKREDARQRKMLKLHPLLAPIKVALGIGRGATMELRQVCEGLLQELKEAKISVWPGHLEATSTPLEQLHSKYDEMGVLFSAVISDKTLESGLLLVRSRDTAIKETMHISHLKNFLCRYISAADNM; translated from the exons atggatggtgctgGCCAGTTAGACGTGATGTTAGTCCACAGGATGAGAAACATGCGGCCATTCAAGAGTTTAGCAGCCAGACTTGTCACATCCAGACAAGGACTCTGCTCGCCATTCAAGAGTAGACAAGGACTCTGCTCGCCAGCGACCAATCAGCAGTCGGACGAGGTGAGGACTTTGCTGCAAGTCTTCGTGGACACACACTTTATTTCACCCGGTGAGACCAACGTGGGACTATTCGGGCGTGGGCTGAGCTGCAGCTACGGGCCGCTGGGCATGGAGCTCCGCAGGAATGTGCTGCATGAGTGGTGGTCCTCCGTGACGGGCTCCCGGGCTCAGGTGTTCGGCATCAACACCCCGAGCAGCACCTGTGGACACCTGGACATGACACACCTGGACAGGACACCATGTGATCACATGCTCAGGAACAACTTACTTCACG GTGCTCTGGAACAGTTTGTCCCCTCCTTTGAGCTGGTGAACAAGAATCTCCCCTTTGGCCTCGCTGAGACTGGTCGCTGTTTCCACTCCTCAAAAGATGATGGCTCTG CTGAAGTCACCTTGGCATCTCTTGTCTGGTTCTGCTCGCCTCGCACGTCCTCTCAATGGTTGGACCACTGGGCTGGACAGAGGCTGAAATGGTGGAGAAAA TTTGCCCTGGCTCCGTGCGACTTCAGCAGCAGTGACGTCCCGCAGGAGGAACTGGAAGGGCCTGCATCCCGAGGCGTGAAGATCTTCTACAAGTTCCCGTGGGGCCAGGAGCCCCTGGAGGTGCTGTGGAGCCGAGGAGACGGCGAGCTGATGGATGCTCACACAGGCGTGCGCTCCAAACTCCTG AGTCCAAACGGGCGCAAATCCATTCCTCACGTGGTTTCTATAACGGGGAAGGTGGAGCGTGGTTTGCTGGCCTTTCTGTGCAACTCCCTGCACTTGCACAAGAGAGAAGATGCCAGGCAAAGAAAG ATGCTGAAGTTGCATCCACTGTTGGCGCCAATCAAAGTGGCATTGGGTATTGGCAGAGGAGCCACCATGGAGCTGAGGCAG GTGTGTGAAGGCCTGCTGCAGGAGTTGAAGGAAGCAAAGATCTCAGTGTGGCCAGGACATCTTGAAGCAACATCCACACCACTGGAGCAGCTCCACTCCAA GTATGACGAGATGGGCGTGCTTTTTAGCGCCGTCATCAGCGACAAGACGCTGGAGAGCGGCCTCCTGCTGGTGCGCAGCAGAGACACGGCCATCAAGGAGACCATGCACATCTCCCACCTGAAGAACTTCCTCTGCAGATACATCTCTGCTGCAGACAACATGTAA